The following is a genomic window from Chryseobacterium sp. StRB126.
TTATTCCTTTCATTATTGCTGCCTCTCTATTTCTGGGAGCACCATTTGTAAGTGGTGATAGTGATATTTTAAATCAGGATTTAAACTTTGAGCTGATTAAGAACAATCTTCTGCAATATATTATCGGCAGCTTTATTTTAAGTACCACACTTTCTGCTGTTGCAGGAATAGCTTCTTTTTTATTTTTAAATAAAGTAAGTCCGGAAAGCAATTAAAAAAACCTGGAATAAAGTTCCAGGCTCATTATAACAAAATTTGTAATTCAATTAATTCAGGATAAACTGTGTCAGGTCTTTCAAGAACTGTTCATCCACCTTCCCTTTTATTTCATAATCTTTTGGAGATGGTTTACCGGTGCCGGAAATAAATAAGTGACTTAATGCAGGATAAAACCTAAAAACTGCTGTTTTATCATTTTTTAATGTTTCTTTCCAAAGGCTGAAATCTTTCTCAGTTACCTGATAATCTCTGCCCCCTTGTGCAAAAAACATAGGAGCTTTTACTTTTTTAACCTCATTAAGCTGATTGTAATCCTTCAAATATTTCCAATAGGGTGCAGATTGTCCCAAAGGAAGTTCTGATGAGGGTGAACTTACATTAAATTTAGGCGAGTTTAAAAATGATACCTGCTTTTTTACTTCCTGTACAGCCTCAGCTGGAACTTTAGCTGGATCTATAGCATGAAGATAATCATACTGTTCCACTAATAAATCCTGTAATGGTCTCGCATTCCCGGCCATAAAAACATATTTTGAAACCTGAGCCTTTTCTGCAATTTTTGGCATCATATACGCTCCTTGGCTATGCCCAAGAATGATAATCTGATATCCTTTGTAATCAGCATTATTTTTAAAATAAAGAGCTGCGTTTACTGCATCATTGACCGTCTCCTCTTCTACAGTAGATTTTTCATTAAATGTCTCAGGGTAGGAATAGGTTCTTTTATCATATCGGTAAGAAGCAATTCCGTTGGCTAAAAGGTATTCTGCTATATCTTTAAACGGTTTATTTTCCCCAATGGTTTCGTCTCTGTCATGTGCTCCTGAGCCATGAACGAAAATAACCAGTTTCTTTTTATTGTTGGAAGGAGGAAGCAACAGCGTTCCATTCAGTTCAATTCCATCACTTTTTATTTTAAGTGTGGTTTTCTCATCTGGTTTTTCAAATGTTTTATGAGGAACCAGAAAGAAACCCATCAGCTTATTATTCTCTCCAAAAGTAATTTGAATGTCAAGTTTTGTTTTTTCAAATTCGGAATAGTAATAGTAGGTGTTTCCTTCATTATTTACTTCAAGGATATTTTTCAATCCTCCAACCTGACTCTGAAGCTGGTCTGGAATAGCTTTAAGCTGATCCACCGGAATTTGTCCTGCTACGGAAGGATCGAAATAAGAATGTGCTTTTTCTGCATTTTTATCTACAAGCAAAGCTTTAATGAAAGTATCTCCGATCTCTTTTCTATCCTGAGAAAAGAATAAAAGAGTAGATGCGGTAAAGAATAAGGTTAAAAGTTTTTTCATAATCAATTATTTAAAGACCACATCAGCAAATGATAGTGGTGTCATCATTATGGTAACAAATATCGAAATAATAACCAGAGCTAGCTGGGTGATATGGTATATTTTTTCTCTTTCCTCCTCATTGATTTCAAAAGTAAATTTTATTTTATCAGGTCTTCTGATAATCAACCAAATAAACACAAGAACAGCCAGATTCATCAGTACGGGAAATACAAGAAAGATCTTGCTTCCATAATTGTCTTTCATACTTCCGTACCCATGAATAGTGATGGTGTCAGGTATTGAGCTGTAAACAGTGCACAAATACACAGAATAGCAGATGATAATAACAAAAGGAATACAGAACAGCAGTTTTATATATTTGGGGATCATTTCAGTTTCTTTAAAGTTTTCCTCAGGTATTTTTCAACATTTTTTCTGTCGGGAACTGTTGTAATTTCTTTTGTCAATGCTTTTTCAAACTCCATTTTTGCCTTTGAATATTCTTTTTTGCTAAAATAATACTTTCCTGATTGATAATAGACCAGCCAAAAATCGGGGTTCATAGCCTGATAGGATGGGATTACATCATCTGTCAACAGCGTGTTTTTATAATCAGCAGCCTCATTAATTTCTTTCCCGTACATTTTGGACAGTTCATAGTTTTGAAATGCTTCAGAATCTGCAAATGGATCTCTTGCAATATTCAATTCTGTTTTCGCCAGCAGACTTTGTGATAACTGCTTACCGGAAAAAATCTCATTCAGGTCATAACAAACAAATTCTCCAAGCTGATAAGGATTGGAAGAAACCCAAACCAGTTTTTTCTGAGGTGAAAATATAACGGCATGGTGAGCCAATAGCTGATTGAGTGCTTTTTCATTTCCATAACCTATACTTTTATCCTTTAAGCCGGATTTATTTCTTAAAATAGAAGCCATCTTTTCGGGAGTGATCTTCTTTTCTTTCTGCAAAAGCTCCTGAAGTTTTTCATAACGGTATTCTGAATGGCTTTCTTCAATCTGCTTCTGATTTCTTTTGTCATCCTTATAAGCTTCAGACTGGAAATGATTGGTGCAAAGAACTCTGCTGGTATTCTGTACTCTGTACACTCCGAAATTCTCAGGTGAAACTTCAATAATGACTGCATTTTTATCTGCTGCACTTCCCACAAGAATGGATTCTGAAACAAATACCTTTCTTTTTTTAGCAATGGCAATCGCTTCTTCTATATTTTTAGCATATTGTAAAATCTCTCTTGTAACCAGGGAAATCGGAGTCTTTGCCGTTAAAGGAATTCTTGATTTTCCGGCATTAATGGTCACGGTAATTCCTTCCTTATTCATCCCCGAAACCACACCTATCATTCCCGGCCAGCTTACAGACATATAAGGAATCCCATTTTCCGGTTCCACGAATTCAACCAGCTTATTTTGGGCAAACTCGTCTCCTACATAGAAATCAAAATTTCTTCCGATCAACATATCACCGTCTTCTGTATTTTCATTCCAGACTGCCAGGGAAGTACAGCCTACCATTGCCAGATCCTGCATGGCATGCCCAATATCATGAGCACCATGTAAATATAAATTTCTCAGATATCTTGGGGCAATAAAATCATATTGACCTGAAGAATATTGTGACAAGCCATACAATTCGGCCTGATAATCCTCTCTTATATTCAGATACATTTTACGGTTGTACCATTTTAGGAAGATATTTAAAAGCTTCTGTTTAAACTTCGAAGGAACAAAATCCTCCACTTTGGAGAAGAAGATACCCTCTTGTTTCTGCATCAGATCCTGGGTTAATGCTCCGTTATTATAACCCAACTGCAAAGGATTTCCTTTAATATAAAGTTCCCAAAGCTGTTGTTTATTTTTGGTGAGAAAATTCTGTTTATAGCTGAATGTACTGTCATTGATCTTATTAACCTTCGGAACTTCCAGAGTATATTGTTTTACATCAGGAAGATGATGAACAGATTTAGACACTCCGCATGCGCTCAGGAGGCAGGAAAAAAAGAAATATAAGAGAAGTCTTTTATATGACAGGTTATGGATCTCAGTTTTTTTCACGGTTGTTTTTATTAGGTCATTGAGTCCAAACGGCTGTCAATAGTTTCTTTTCCCAGAATTTCAGCACAGGTATTGAAGGCACCGATGGTTACACCCAAAATTC
Proteins encoded in this region:
- a CDS encoding C45 family autoproteolytic acyltransferase/hydolase, whose translation is MSKSVHHLPDVKQYTLEVPKVNKINDSTFSYKQNFLTKNKQQLWELYIKGNPLQLGYNNGALTQDLMQKQEGIFFSKVEDFVPSKFKQKLLNIFLKWYNRKMYLNIREDYQAELYGLSQYSSGQYDFIAPRYLRNLYLHGAHDIGHAMQDLAMVGCTSLAVWNENTEDGDMLIGRNFDFYVGDEFAQNKLVEFVEPENGIPYMSVSWPGMIGVVSGMNKEGITVTINAGKSRIPLTAKTPISLVTREILQYAKNIEEAIAIAKKRKVFVSESILVGSAADKNAVIIEVSPENFGVYRVQNTSRVLCTNHFQSEAYKDDKRNQKQIEESHSEYRYEKLQELLQKEKKITPEKMASILRNKSGLKDKSIGYGNEKALNQLLAHHAVIFSPQKKLVWVSSNPYQLGEFVCYDLNEIFSGKQLSQSLLAKTELNIARDPFADSEAFQNYELSKMYGKEINEAADYKNTLLTDDVIPSYQAMNPDFWLVYYQSGKYYFSKKEYSKAKMEFEKALTKEITTVPDRKNVEKYLRKTLKKLK
- a CDS encoding DUF3887 domain-containing protein, producing MKKLLTLFFTASTLLFFSQDRKEIGDTFIKALLVDKNAEKAHSYFDPSVAGQIPVDQLKAIPDQLQSQVGGLKNILEVNNEGNTYYYYSEFEKTKLDIQITFGENNKLMGFFLVPHKTFEKPDEKTTLKIKSDGIELNGTLLLPPSNNKKKLVIFVHGSGAHDRDETIGENKPFKDIAEYLLANGIASYRYDKRTYSYPETFNEKSTVEEETVNDAVNAALYFKNNADYKGYQIIILGHSQGAYMMPKIAEKAQVSKYVFMAGNARPLQDLLVEQYDYLHAIDPAKVPAEAVQEVKKQVSFLNSPKFNVSSPSSELPLGQSAPYWKYLKDYNQLNEVKKVKAPMFFAQGGRDYQVTEKDFSLWKETLKNDKTAVFRFYPALSHLFISGTGKPSPKDYEIKGKVDEQFLKDLTQFILN